The genome window TGAATTGTATGGTTGATCATGCCTGCCACTACCTAAATGTGCGGGCTCTTTTTAGTGTTGGAATAAGTTTTTAGCTGGTGATACATTGAGTAATATTCACTCAATACAAAATAGATCTACACAATTTAGAGAATCCCATACAGTGCTGCCACTCTTCTGCATCAGAAACTAGAAACTAAAAAGTATTTCAGATACAAGATTCACAATTTGTTACTCGCTCTGACaaaacaagtcgcatttttgacaattcATGATTTGAATATATAAGCACTTgacaatgataccaaaattatagaaatagcatcaatacttttcaaaatacatgtatgcatgattttgtaaatgatacctctATATTGTTGCCTATGGCCAATTagttttctgatttgcataaaaatgaacctcttttatttttaaaatagtaCTTTCAAGGATATGAAAGTGCACTtatctgtctttattattattatattattaaaggggggtaaccctattggttttggatatggattgtctttaaaattacataataatatcaaatatcgcctcctttatgctgctttgtgaaaaaacgagagcattttcagcgtaaatgtgaataaatagccaaatttgcaatccaataccctggtatacgtgaattgcattctgggcaggcaatgacgaatgctgacatgctgtacaatgcccggcccgtattgaacggaaattttttttttcgtgcacgcttcagaaaaaaaaaaggaaacaaaatatatttcccttgcaatatgtacatttcaaatgaatataaaaagtttgggtaaaatggagaggaaaaaaaaccttccgagaccgggttttgaaccgggtaccagTCGGGTAAACAACAaccgcgctagtcaattgagctatttagcacaccacgctcACCGTTGCCGCTTTCATAACTATATACTGGCGCACCgccttgcggtgactgatatttcgctcataattcctcccagaattccaaagtatttaccattgtttacaaactggtatacctgtagaaaccgctgtgattcatgatttctccggaaatacatcgacttggagcgtcaaatttcaggatagtaatgagaaaaatagtatatattatgtgataccaaaacctcatcaacaatgaaaaaaatcggggggatgatgctgtcgatcgggttacggacctttaaattaATTATCATGTTATACACAGGCCCTTGTAGAAGCTACAATAGCTGGTtctcagcagcagcaacagcagcatcaacatcaaATGCAGCAACATAACCAAGTGCAACAGATGCAACAAATTGgtcaacagcagcaacaacagcagcagcagcagcaacaacaacaacagcaagctAGTACTAGTGGTAGCTCACAGCAACAGGTCGAGGTATGTACTGTACAGCAGGGCTCAAAATATGTTGGCCCACCAAAATTCATAAAATAGCTTgtattttaaaaaaagtttttttaaacaGCTGGAATTATCAACATTGCAAAATGCTAACATATTCAAATTCCTGTACAAATATCTTGCCAGCATTATTTATTGATTGTTCTAGCTTCCTTTATTGTGCTTTATTTCAAGTGCTGAAATATCTGATAATGAAGGACACAATGTGCTTTCACTGTGCAGGCAGTGTACATTTTTGGAGCAATTGTACtgcatttgaaatgtttatttttttttatgtccttTATTTTTGAGGAACACGGTCACGCAGACGCTACTACCGCACTGCCGGGCACCTCAAAGTATAATCCAGAGCATTTAAAAATAACAGAGCTCCTTATTTGGAATTTTGAAGAGATCATTTATTtaatgtgtataaaacaaatTACGCTTATttcagacaaaatgtcaaaaatagatACTAGAACTGTATCACATTAACCACTCAGGTGAAGGCCTGTTTTTGCCCAAACTAAAAACGACTAAGGATTTGCTGCACAGTGCACAAAcatcttacaatttttgtaaaaACATAGTATTATTTGCCTGataatgatttccttcttttctcaTGTTGCTTATCTTATTAATTCTACAGGGACAAGGTGAATCCAAGCAAATGCCTGCATTTCCGACACAGGAAAGCAGTCAATCTGAAGCAGGTGGCGCTTCTGCTGCGCTATTTCGCTTAGCTGCGCAAGCCAGTGAGTCTCAACAAGCCATTAAGCCAGCAGCGGCGGCAGCAGGAGGAGAGAAGATGGCTAGTGATGCATCAGCAGTATTTGCTTACATCCCCAAGTCTGGTCCAAGTGGTGAACCCGACTGGTCACAAGTGATACGCATTGACAAGGATGTCCTGAATGAAGTCTTGGAGCGACAGGCTAAGAAGGCTGATGGAGATTcggataagaagaagaagaaaagaaaagaagaataagaagaataAAGATCCATTCCAAGGGATCAAGAACATTTGGTTGAGTCCCCAGCCGATTGGGGAGTTCACGTGCGACACCTGCGGGCGCATTTGCCAGACACCGCGTGGCCTACAGCGTCACATCAAACGAAGACATCTGAGCGAGAGGCCGTTTAAATGTGCAGACTGTGATTGGAGTTTTGCAATCATGAGCGAGCTGAAAGCTCACGAGAAGACACATTCCAAGGAGAGACCGTTCCAGTGTAGAGAATGCAACCAGTGCTTCAAGAGAAGCGGAGATCTGAAGCGTCATGAGTCCAGTCATTCTGAAGAAAGACCACACAAATGTCCTGTCTGTGAAATGAGCTTTAAAAGGTAAGAGATTTCATATTTCAGTTGCCCAAAGTGTGCAACTGCACACATATTTTATGTTTTATGCTTTCCACCGGTATACAGTGGAATTTTTATCATGTCCTCATCTATCCATGGTGCTGGTAGAAACCTTAATACTAAAGAGAGTGCAGCGCAGGGGTATGACATTTCCAGGGGAGCTGTGGAGCTCAAACCCTGAGTTTATCATGAGAATCTATCCTGGGCATATTTCAGCCACTCAGTTCCCATTTGAGCCCTGTGGTTAAAAATTCCTTTGCAGGGTTATTGGGCTCCGAATCTAGGGGTCCAGCATTTTAAACAACCCATACCTATAAACGAACAAGGCAAGTTTGTAAAGAAGGGAGGGGGTTCCGGTTACAACTGTTGATTATGTTTCTCCTCTGCTATTAAAAAACATTGATGTCAACCATATTGACCCACTTCTGGTTTCATTACACATGGGGAGTGAGGGACAGAGCTGTGAACCAAAACTactttcatttataggatgtCACCAATCTTTTTGGATTTCAGAAACTGAGAAGGTTGCTACATTGTGTACATTATAATTAGTATCTTCTTTCACCTGTTGTTTTGTTCTTTTGCCAGATCTCAGAATCTTCGACAGCATATGATTCTACACAGCGACATCAAGAGTTACGTTTGCGATTACTGCAAGAAAGCATTTGCACGGAAAGACTATTTGGAGATGCATATACGCACACACACAGGTAAcagaaaaaaagacaaacaatAAATTGTGTATACTTTTCTGGAAGGCCAATTATCATTTTAGTTAGAAGTCATAATATCAGTGGCTGAAAGTCCTATGTGTCCTAAGGCCAAATAAAGAAGAAAGTATAtctcagacacatttggtaaGAAAGCTAAAGTGCTATCACTGCAAACCCAAAGTGTCTATATTTCAGCAAAATGTCTGGaattggtttggcagtaacaaTGAGGGATTAACTACTAAATATAGAcacaaatttagaccactatttGAGCAGTATACCTCAAATGTAGTCTGATAAATAGACCCAATATTAGACACTAAGCCCAAAACAACATtgggtgcattttacacatgggtggttctGGCATAAGAAGCAAACATGGGTATCATTATGGGCTCTTATAAATCAGTGAAAAGAAGCAATTTTCCAGTTAAGTGAATTGCTAACAAACAATAAGCATGGATTTCAATGGTGTATGTTTAGATAGTATTATTTGAacagtaattttacatatagttgtataacaatcaacattgaataatagttaGTGATCTTCAGAAAAAGTTTACAACAAAACATTTGGGCTGGTAATATAGCAGTCCATGAATGTGTCTATAATTGTGTCCAtaattttgtccagtatcagTTTAACAAAGGCTAATACCCCATTCATATCTAATCTCCAATGCTAGACGTTTTGCTGAATTATAGACGTTCTGGGTTTGCAGTGTATGCGTTGTTTTTTTATTAAGAATATGAGCTACGGTAtgcgatatgcgatatttttttttatagtcaaggCCCAAGATTTAtttactttttgatattcaaatacagaaacGTAGTaatacacaatgaatagttttgtttaagtctcttttacaatcatggcaaaaaacaacaaccaaactgcaaacACAAGACAAAATTGAATAGCTATACGATACTGAAAAAATGAACATAGGGGTAAAAAAAATTACGATCGACGCATAGCGCTTAGCGCTGAATTGGATTTCACATAGCAATGGCGAGGGTGTCTGAGACatacattttttttcttggcctaagatATGAGTTCAACAGTGTTTACAGTTGTATTCAAACTGTTAGGGCTCAAACATGTATCTCTACATGGCAATACAAATACCACACCTATATGTGCATATGCCTTAAAATTTAGTCCATGTGACAACTCAAGTATGGTTTTCTTTAACTTCCATCGTTATCCACACCATAATAGAAAACTCATTTATGAAATCCGATTTGGTGTGATGTACTCTATGGTTTTACTAGTGCGTTGAATAATCGGACATACTGATGAACCGACAAACTCTGAGAAGATCcagatttttattatattctcatTATGAATCCATACCTATCTCTAGGTGATGAAGACACGAAACCCAAGCCTTTTAAGTGTGAATTCTGCGATAAGACCTTCCTCTACAAACGCTACATGCTTCAGCATTTACCAGCCCATACCGCGAAAAACCATTCTTATAAGCGATCTGTGCGGCAAAGCCTTTGGATACAAGTCTGGTCTGCGTGTACACAGGAAAACGCACACAGGAGTAGGAGCAGTGTACTGTGACATATGTAACAAGGTTTGTATGCAGTCACTGTAGAGTATCTTGCATCCCATGagagttttgtctcatttttTGGAGAAACTAGTTATGCATTCAATTAACTCTTTTAGGCATGGTTTGAAAACATGTTACATACATGATTGTGTTTTTTAAAGGTATCACAAaagaaatttttttaatattcatagATATAGTGGGGTTTCTAGCCAATGTCAATATAAAAATTGATTCAATTGTGGCTGAAATTCAAAATACAGTACACTCCACAATGTCGGGCACCACTTGTTGTAGCTATAAATAGCTCACTGAACCCTGCTGTCAAACTAAAATTGAGTATAAACTTATATAGAATGACACAAAGAAGTTTATTTTTGCTGAAGAAAATGTATTAACCTGACAAGTGAccgttgggctattccacttgatatccatacactccctatggaagtcatgacctcaaaggggcatttcgtgatccacagcctcatccccccacttttctcaaaaaagtggagatttttatatcactggaaacctctggctacataatgtttatgtacaaaatatttcttgcagattaattcgttttgcaaagatatcgtgaaatttgaatttcgttctggtgcaccagaaggaaattacaacgcattgtctatggagcactgtaatacacattatcatgcataaatcgcaaacgcaaaatcggaatcaactgaaattttggaaataagcttttttcgtggatatctactgacaaatgtcataaaaagaggatgctaggatcacgaaacactcctttaatttcccacacaggggtgtatagACTTCaattggaatcacccattcagttaacccacatgaaattcacactccctgtgtggaagattaaggtcatgtcttccatgtgaggtgtatggatttcaactggaataacccattgcaatgcaaacagtagacatattcagtgatcccagcgccagtgtaaaaaaatttagattgtttataaattgcttaaaaaagtgagggataagtcattcaaatttatTTAATCAGTTTGATGCCAAAGTAGAACTGCTAGAACTCTAATACATTTTTACTGGGACAGTAGGTAggtatttttgaatgtttttgcaaCAGTCATTTGCTGCAGTCTCTGGCACAGACTATTGGCACTTGttcacattttgagagcgtgcacagtgtAATCTTGGAAGTGGGGTTCCGATTGgccgattcaatcgtctgacaatcgtAACAACAAACCAGTATTTCTACCGTTTACGGGTAAAAGTGTTGGTCAGCGCAGAACAACATCTttcttgaagggaacacaaaggcTCTGCATATgccgctcattaacagggcactcGCGTCTATCAGAGCAAAACACTGCCATAGTCCTCTGAAAGCTGGTgtaaaaaaggtaggcctatactggTACTTGTCAAAGCAGATAAGCACTGTACTTTTATTTAGGAAGGCATGGCACAGATATGGCCTTTGATAGTTGATTGTGAGTTTCCCATTACACATTGTTATTATTCactatttttgtaacaaatatcAGGCTTTCAAACGGTAACCAACAAAGCATCAAAATAATGAGTTATTTCTGCAAAATAATGTTCTGACACGGGCTGGCGATGGGCAACTCACAAACAACTTTCTCAAAAGGTCTAACAGCGCATGCCCTTATGTAACCTATATTGTTTGTTTCCATTCTTAGGTCTTCGGCAACGCGTGTAGGATGCGTGAGCACCGCGTGATCCATAGCGGAGAAAAGCCGTTCATGTGTCAGTTGTGCGGCAATCGATTCTCTCATAGGTAGGCAACTTTGGGTGGGATTTAAGGACAATAGGCCATTGTTACTTATTGTGAACTATTGTTTTATATTATCATAATCAGGTATTTGGAGACAGCTGCAGGATGAGGGAACATCGTGTCATTTGACTCATTCATTCGGGAGAGAAACCTTACATGTGTCAGCTATGTGGTATTCGATTCTCTCGTAGGTAGGCGACAACGCCCCATCTTGGTCTCCTACACATTCTTGCAGTTTTGTATAGTTGTGGTTAATTTTGCGTACAGGCTGACTGACCCTTCTTATGGTCATTTTGCTTTCTTACACTGACTCTGGTTTCAGAATTGTGGTTACTTGCATGGGTGTGTTATTAAGGGAGTGGTCTCATAGATTTCATTAAATTCAGAAACTTTATTCTATTGTGGTTTTGGGAAGATTGTTTCTGTGTCTTGGAAAATTTATACAAACTTTCCAAATAACAGATATTCAGGATTAGGAGTATGTGACAACACTAAAAAAATCAACCTGAATTTTTTACTGTTGGCCAAAATATTCAATGAAGTCAGTGCAAGAAATAGATGTTTTGCTTATAAAGGTTATTCTCCCTTTTGCCATCTTGCGGGTACAAATGTATGCATTGGATGTAAGGCGCAGGGTGCAGGCAACTGTTGTCCTGTGTTGACactgttttgtgtttgtttgtgaaGTATCAAATGCGGAATGCACCCAAATAAGGCATTTACCTGCAGGATGGCGGACATGTGACATCACAGGAATAACCTCTAAATTGTCATTCGATGTCACACACTCTATTATGCGGTTGCACTATGTGGTTTCCTGCTTTCTTGGAGATTGGTATTTTGGGGTATATTGTGGCAGAACTGAAGAGTTTGGATACACCTGATGTATGTAggttgttcagcttataattggttacaattattcagtttttgttactgcgggcgtcaataaagtcccaacttgcgCTTTCGTAAATTCACATATAGCTCGAGTCCTTCATTAAGCAACACATAGCTAGCATAAGTGTGGTGTCCAACTGCTTGCACAGCATTCTATATGCCGAACAAACTATATAGTCTACTTTAATTAGTAGGATGGTTTGGGAGTTGTAGTATCAAATATTATGAATCATAATTTCAACAATATGTTTGTAAAACATGAACGCAATTGATTGATTACAATATTTGACTTTTAAAGATCATATGTTTGGTATTTATAAGTCAGCTTTTATACTTTAGCCTCACACACACAGCCTTTTATTTCTCTGTCGTTGTTGTATTTAATACAAGTCTCTTTCAAAATACCATCATTTGCAAATTTAATGTCTTTCTGACAGCTCTTCTTAGACTTTCTCTGAAATCATCGCATCGGTGGTACCTtcataagtttttttttcaatttatggTCTGCATATCATACATTTAGACACAGTACATCACATTCTTGtgtacatacccagcaaacacacaaagaAATAATTGTCAGTATGTGTTGGTAAATTAAGCGCACATTTGAATAAATCAAGTAGGGTCCCATCAAAATATTGATTCGCTAAGTTGGTCTTATGTTTTGTGGAGCGAAATTGAATGATACCACTGTTCCCTCTAAGGATTTTGGTTTGGGGCCAAATTGACCATTTATTGACATTTTAGGCCAAACATCTCAAGAAAATGGTCAAATTAGACTGAAAACCTCTTTTTCTTCTTCATGGAAGGATTTGCGCCAATTCTGGTTAAGTCCTGTGCCAATCACGCTGCATTAATTGCCTCAGCTTGAACTCTCAGCCCTTAACCCCTtgacacaatgagcgtgtttatagtggctgtatatgcaaagattatactgcaataacaattgaCTTCACGGTACTTATACGCTAATATGCACTAGATACCAGATCatatggctcactataaacacgctcaattttCGCCCCACTCTTTTTCTGTTCACCTCAGGTCTGGCTTGAGATTACATCTGAAAACTTTGCATAAGGGAGGCAAAATAGCCAAGACTGAAGACACAGATGGGGATGGTAGTACCCAGGAGACGGAGCAGCATTCCAATACTTCATATGGAGAGCAACAGGTACTAGAACCAATTATAGAATTTCAATGATTACTTGTGTTTCATAATAGCTTTACTGGAATCCCAAACAAGATGAGAGGCATggcaggaaaaagtgggcaatacaGGAAGCTTATTGCCgggaaatttttggtttttgccccaaaaataaagaaatacataagtgaactagaaggctatatatttgtacacaaatacggctatacccgcatgttatcggtttacacaaacttacagtccttatttgctgaggacttattgtcagtctctctaattcacagtgaagctatgcaatttgatagattgaaattcacaatatgcaatttgattaggagaaagctattccagagggagtatgtaaattaaatcgaacagccatttcagagggagtatgtaaattaaatagaacagctattttgggatcatttcagagggagtatgtaaattaaatggaacagccaaaggtatgtaaattgaatggaacagccttaacgcttcacacatggtatttccaattatcatcatctataattattataggcctaatacgctattgaaattcacaatatgcaatttgattagggaaagctattccagagggagtatgtaaattaaatggaacagtcatttcagagggagtatgtaaattaaatagaacagcctattttgtggccatttcagagggagtatgtaaattaaatagaacagccaatgggtatgtaatttaactggtacagccttaacgtttctgtcatctatataattataattacgctattgtctgtgaatggggtggggtgggtgttattaacaatataattcgcaggtgcaatctgtgtacaaactccgagcactgaagctgctttatttgatgataagcGGACtgccctttttaacatttggggccctggcccataatatttgacttatgaggctgtacacatgttgaagtataattctcaagtgctatcagtagactcaagctgggcactgtagctgctttatttactgagtaacggctggccctatgttttagcgtttggggccctgggcccatactatgtgacatatggggctcatatgtacataaaacaatataattctcaggtgcagtctgtgtacaaactaTGAGCTCTGAAGcagctttatttgatgaaaaacggccgggcctttgctttaacatttggggccccggcccataatatttgacttatggggctcatgtgcatatgttgaaatataattctcaagtgctatcagcagactcaagctggacattgtagctgctttctttgcggagtaacggccggccctatgttttagagtttggggccctggggcccatattatgtgacacatggggttcatatatacgtataacaatataatgctgaagacctattagtgtaccaaatctaaaccctgtagctactttatttgctgagaaacgaccggccctttgttttaacatttgggcctctggggcccctagtcttaaacatctggggccaaaatgggcagaagacacattacaacttagggcccatacatgtgccacatatgagccctagtgcccttgtagttttatagctggccttgttaatctgttgccccttattttaacatttggggccctggggcccataatgtATGACAAatgggactcatgtatacttgtatatatagagtacccctggagctatcagtgtaccaactcagggccctgaggctgcttcatttgatgagaaacagcatgctttgtatttttacatttgggcccctggggcccgtgaccttgacctctggagccaagatgtgcaaaggataaatctcgggtagggcccataagtgtatcacatatgggccctggggcccttatagttttagcactagccttgtcaatctgttgcccctttttttaacatttgggtccctggggcccataatatatgacatatggggctcatgtatgcgtgtatatatagagtacccctggggctatcagtgtaccaactcagggccatgaggatgcttcatttgatgagaaacagcatgctttgtatttttacatttgggcccctggggcccgtgacctttgacctctggggccaagatgtgcaaaggataaatctacggggtagggcccataagtgtatcacatatgggccctggggcccttatagttttagcactagccttgtcaatctgttgccccttttttttttacatttggggccctggggcccataatatttgacatatggggctcatgtatgcgtgtatatatagagtaccctggggctatcagtgtaccaactcagggccatgaggatgcttcatttgatgagaaacagcatgctttgtatttttacatttgggcccctggggcccgtgacctttgacctctggggccaagatgggcaaaggataaatctacgggtagggcccataagtgtaccacatatgggccctgtggcccttgtagttttagcgctagccttgacagaatgttgtgtttgatggaggaggagaaggagaagaaaccatagaatggcaatatacccgttcatgcttcgcatgcgggtataaatatgtcatactggagggaaatttggtaaaactggagggaaattctggattgcttgcagggaaaaaacccatttttttcagccTCTGATGAGAGGAAAATACAAAGTTCTGTCAAGGCAATGCTGGTCAACTGGTCGGTTAGGTTTTgaagggccggatttaccatttggCCAGATGTCCCAGGGCCcgcaaaattgccctgtgcatcttcttttttagccccaaaacaccatgttttgaacCCAAAtaggtaaaattgcaaatttttgtgtgtttcacaTGCTCTGGCTCtttagcaaaattcaccttaatttggggctaaaaaaatagcctgaaattgaaatattttcatgCACGCACGCAAATAATCGAGtaaaatcagaacaaaatatCATTGTCTCCCTCTAATGCTTCTGCCTTCATTGTTGATCTTATACGTAAATCAACTGAAtatttggccacttgagtgcacatgcctctTTCACAGTGAGTTTGGAGGCCTCCAAATTGTGGCCTGGCCCAATCCTCCAAAACAGTATATCCGGCCCTGCTTGCGGGTAGAAGTAAATAGCATAATTGCAAGTCCCTTCTCTACTAATCTCTAGAGATGGTTGAGGATTATTTTTTTCATTCCTAGGTCAATATTAGGGGAATAGAAGAATAATCTAAGAATTATGGTGTCCAGTTGAGTTGTAATGCAAAATGTCGGGttctcaatgaaaaaaatatcaatttgctggtctgaaccatggaattatggaaaacatttaacttctaaattgttgatctaaagtgtataaaagtacacatatttcgAATGGAAATTACCTTACGAATCCAGTGGTAACGTCAGATTAAAACTTGTGTTTCCACAGGTCATAGTGTCCAACGCATCAGAGTTGCATCAGCAAACCGCTAACATCCAGTATGTACATCACATACAAGAGGTTCAGCAGACCACACCGACATCTATTATCAATGCCATACAGGGAATTGATCCCCACACCACAGCTATACAGACTCTGAATCCTCACGATGGAACTACTACCATACAGGTGGGTACACTTTAATATATTAAGAGGAGATGTAATGTacattatatgtgaccatccaccacaaatgagCCCAGAAGTCGGAAAAAGTGATTTTGAGCTACTGCATGgtgcaaaatatcaaaaatggcatgttttgagaaaaagtaGACTTTCACAGATTTGAAATATTTCTTACTTCTCTTACACAACTGCAAAGTTACACGCCTGTACAGAatctaaaaataattaaaaatttacattaatGGAGCTGGTTTCAACAGAAATAATGGAATTTTGATATCTTTTAAGTGCAGTTTTCTCAGTGTTGCACTCTATTGTAAGGTAAATTTTGAAGAAACGATCAGTTCATTTCAGGATATCATATAAAGTTGTTTGacgtgtcattttaaagcttcagGTCCATGTATG of Amphiura filiformis chromosome 14, Afil_fr2py, whole genome shotgun sequence contains these proteins:
- the LOC140169650 gene encoding uncharacterized protein isoform X3, which encodes MEARMEGRPHHGNDDDGPMTIDVSLETGQVIETHHQNAPQGGHSHQGYSDLQALVEATIAGSQQQQQQHQHQMQQHNQVQQMQQIGQQQQQQQQQQQQQQQQASTSGSSQQQVEGQGESKQMPAFPTQESSQSEAGGASAALFRLAAQASESQQAIKPAAAAAGGEKMASDASAVFAYIPKSGPSGEPDWSQVIRIDKDVLNEVLERQAKKADGDSDKKKKKRKEE
- the LOC140169650 gene encoding uncharacterized protein isoform X2, yielding MKTRNPSLLSVNSAIRPSSTNATCFSIYQPIPRKTILISDLCGKAFGYKSGLRVHRKTHTGVGAVYCDICNKVFGNACRMREHRVIHSGEKPFMCQLCGNRFSHRSGLRLHLKTLHKGGKIAKTEDTDGDGSTQETEQHSNTSYGEQQVIVSNASELHQQTANIQYVHHIQEVQQTTPTSIINAIQGIDPHTTAIQTLNPHDGTTTIQVIEAHHNEEVNSDGTATIQVPVSKMNHPEDITAVAEIVLQLHT
- the LOC140169650 gene encoding uncharacterized protein isoform X1, which encodes MKTRNPSLLSVNSAIRPSSTNATCFSIYQPIPRKTILISDLCGKAFGYKSGLRVHRKTHTGVGAVYCDICNKVFGNACRMREHRVIHSGEKPFMCQLCGNRFSHRSGLRLHLKTLHKGGKIAKTEDTDGDGSTQETEQHSNTSYGEQQVIVSNASELHQQTANIQYVHHIQEVQQTTPTSIINAIQGIDPHTTAIQTLNPHDGTTTIQFLNNTETENLKRPNAIQGNEPHTTAIQTLNTHDGTTMLYRLLKPTIMKR